The stretch of DNA TTGGGGGCTTCCTCGAGCGACTCCTGCCGCGCCGATTCGACGACTCGCCGGCAGTCGACGAGCGGACGCTCGAGGCGCTCGAACTGGTCGGTCTCCGTGACGCGTGGGATCGCGACCCGGCGTCGCTGTCCGGTGGCGAGGCACAGCGGGTGTCGTTCGCACGTGCGCTCGCGGCGGAGCCCGAACTGTTGGTGCTCGACGAACCAACCTCGGATCTCGACCCGCGGAACACGGCGATCCTCGAGCGGGCGATCGAACGCGCACGCGAGCGCAACCATGGCGTCTTGCTCGCGACCCACGACATGCATCAGGCCGAGCGGATCTCGGATCGCGTCGCCTTCTTGCTCGAGGGCGAACTGGTCGAGGTCGGCCCGCCGGATCGGGTCCTCAAGAACCCACAGGACGAACGAACCGCTCGGTTCGTTCGCGGCGATCTCCTGTACGATGACAACGAACTTTTCGCCTGATCTCGAAGGGACACTACCGGAGTAGTCGCCGACTGCAATCATGGAAAAGGAATTCGACCCCTATCTGCGGATCGACGATGTGACAGTCGACCGCAGCGATGTCGCGATGTTACGTGCGATCGACGACTGTGGCTCGCTGTCCGGCGCGGCCGAGGCCCTCGAGCGTTCCTATCCCCGCCTCCAGCAGCGGGTCGTGACGCTTGAGGAGTCGATCGGCCCGCTGGTCGAGCGGACCCGCGGGGGAGCCGACGGCGGCGGGAGTTCGCTGACGGAGACGGCACGAGAGCTGTTGGCACGATTCGATCGGCTGGTCGCGGCGTACGAGGGCGTTACACGCGTCGACGAAACGGTCCTGTCGGGACCAGTCGTCGATCGCGACGGCGAACTCGGGACCGTCGAGACGCCGGTCGGTGAGGTGTTGGCGGTCGTTCCGACCGACGTCGAAAGCGCAGCGGTGACGATCCGCTCCGACGCGGTCAGCCTGCACGCACCGAGCGACGTACCACGGGCCGAGGGCACCAGCGTCCGCAACCGGTTTTCGGGAACTGTCGCATGGCTCGACGCTGGTGACGCCATCGCGCGCGTGGGACTCGAACTTGAGGCCGAGCGCGATGCGGACGGCGACGAGCCGACCGCGCTCGTGGCGCTCGTTACCCGCCGCAGCGTCGAGACGCTGGGCCTCGAGCCCGGTCGATCGATCGTCGCCTCGGTGAAGGCGACGGCAGCGCGGGGCATCTCACGGGACGAGCAGGACGGCGCTGCGACTGGAGCGCGCACTGGGAACTGACTGGGCTGTCGGAGCCGTCGCTGTCTTTCGTCGGGTTCGCTGCCGGCTCGAGCAGTCGTGCGATATCCGGTCGGAGCCACAGGCCTTTCTCGCGGCGGCATCTATTGGCACGCATGTACGATTCGATTCTGGTCGCGACCGACGGCAGCGAGACGGCGACGACCGCGATCGACCACGCGGTCGAACTCGCAGCGCGGTTCGACGCGTCGCTGTACGGCATCGCCGTCGCTGACGATCGGACCGACTACGACACGGGCATCGTCGATCCCGACGAGGCCATGCAACACCTTCGCGAGCGGGCCGCAGACTGGCTCGAGACGGTCGAATCGAAAGCGACCGATGCCGATGTTGCCGTCGAGACGACGGTGCGGACCGGCGTCCCCCACGAAGAAATCCTCGCGTATGCCGCCGAGACTGACAGCGACGTAATCGTCGTCGGTGCTCGGGGTCGCTCGTCGCTCAAGGGTGCCCTGCTCGGCAGCACCATCGACAGGGTCGTTCGAGTCGCCGACCGGACGGTCCTGGTCGTCGGGGACGATGCTGACGACGACCAGACGGGATGAGTACCGCCGGAGGGCGAACATTTACGTCCGCTGTCGTATGACATACCCCTATGTCATTGCTCGTTCCCTTCGACGGGTCGGAGTTGGCCATGAACGCACTCGAGCGCGCCTCCACGTTCGGTGATCTCCTCGACAAGGAAGTCGTCGCCCTGACGGTCATTCCCGACGATGAGGACTACGCACGGGATCGGGGCTGGATCACGCAGGGCGAACCGTTCGATCCGGAGGCGATCGCCGCGGGTATGCAGACCCGCGCCAAAGAGGTCGCACCGGAAGTGACCGTCCGGTCCGAGCGAGTCAGTTCCGACGAGCCGACCGCGACGTCGACGACGAACGTCGTCCGCGAGATCCGGCGGGTCGCCGGCGACCTCGAGGCGTCGGTCGTCTTCATCGGCTCGGAGAACGCGGGCTCGGTCATCGCACCCCAGTCGAGCGTCGGCAGTCCGGTCGCAAACGACCAGCGGTACGATGTCTACGTCGTTCGTGAACCCGGTGAGGATTCCGATCCAGGGGATTTCGCTGATATCGATTCAACGCAGGACGAATTCTGAGCGCGGCCCGAACTGGGGGTTGATCGGCACCCGTCTTGCTGTCAGACGGTCTGCTGTCACGAGTTCCCGGTGAGACCGCAGAGCAGTCGTGGTTGCAGTGGGACAGCAGCCCGTATCACCGTCCGCTAGTCCAGAGGAACGTTTATTCCTCTGACCGACCACGTTTCGAACGATACATGGTCGAACGAAATGGGCGGAGCCAGGAAACGACTCCATCGTCGGGCTCCACCCACAGCCCATCCGACTCGTTCGTCGAGCAGGCGAACGTCGCGGATCCAGCGATCCACGAGCGTTTCGAGACGAACTGGCCGGATTGCTGGACGCGTGCGGCGGATCTCCTTTCGTGGGACGAGCCCTACGACACCGTCCTCGAGGACGACGATGCTCCGTTCTACCGCTGGTTTGCCGATGGGCGATTGAACGCCGCCTACAACTGTCTGGACCGCCATCTCGAGTCGGGTCGGAAAAACCACGCTGCGATTCGCTGGGAGGGCAAGCAGGGCGAACGCCGGACCTACACCTATCAGGATCTCTACGTCGAAGTCAACGAGTTCGCGGCGGCCCTGCGAGACCTCGGCGTCGAAGAGAACGACGTCGTGACGATCTATCTGCCGATGATCCCCGAACTGCCGATCGCGATGTTGGCCTGTGCTCGCATCGGTGCGCCCCACAGCGTCGTCTTCGCCGGCCTCTCTGCGGATGCGCTCGCAACGCGGATGGACGCCGCAAACAGCGAGTTCCTGATCACCTGCGATGGGTACTACCGGCGTGGCGACGCCTTCAACCAGAAGAGCAAAGCGGATAACGCTCGCATCGGCCTCGAGCAGGACGTCCGGACGGTCGTCGTCGACCGCCTCGGCGACGATATGCCACACGTTCTCGGCGACGACGAGTGGGACTACCACGAGCTATGTGACGAGTTCGCAGGCGAGACGGTCGAGCCGGTGTCACGCAACGCCGAGGATATGCTGTTTTTGATGTATACGTCGGGGACGACCGGTCAGCCGAAGGGTGTTGTTCACTCGACGGGCGGTTATCTCGCCCACGTTGCGTGGACGAGCCACGCCGTCCTCGATATCAAACCCGAGGATACCTACTGGTGTGCGGCCGACATCGGCTGGATCACGGGCCACTCCTATATCGTCTACGGGCCGCTCGCGCTTGGTACCACGTCGGTCATGTACGAAGGGACACCCGACTATCCCGACCGGGATCGACTCTGGGAGATCGTCGATCGCAATGCCGTCGACGTCTTCTACACCGCGCCGACGGCGGTCCGTGCGTTCATGAAGTGGGGGTCTGACTATCCGAATCGGCACGATCTCTCCTCACTCCGGCTGCTTGGTACCGTCGGCGAACCGATCAGTCCACGTCCCTGGAACTGGTATCGCGAACATATCGGCGGCGGCGATTGTCCGGTCGTCGATACGTGGTGGCAGACCGAGACCGGCGCCGTGACGGTCTCGACGCTGCCGGGCGTCGACGAGATGAAACCCGGCTCCGCCGGGCCGCCGCTGCCGGGCATCGACGCTCGCGTGATCGACTCCCAGGGTAACGAGGTCGAACCCGGCGAAGCCGGCTATCTCACGCTCGCTCGACCGTGGCCGGGAATGGCCCGGACGCTGTACGACGGCGACGAGCGGTTCGTTACCGAGTACTGGCGGCGTTTTTCCGACCCCGACGCCGACGAGTGGCGCTACTTCAGCGGCGACACGGCCCGGATCGACGAGGACGGCTACATCACCGTCCTCGGTCGAGTCGACGACGTCATCAACGTCTCCGGCCACCGGCTGGGCACGATGGAGATCGAGGGCGCGATCGCCGACGTCGACGGCGTCGCCGAGGCTGCCGTTGTGGGCCGCTCGAACGAGACCGGCAACACCGAGGTCTACGCGTACGTCAGCACCGAACGCGAACGCGAGCCGGATGCGAGCATCCGCACCGCCATCCTCGAGAGCATCGAGTCGGCGATCGGACCGATCGCCCGCCCTGCCGAGGTGATCTTCACGCCGGAACTGCCAAAGACCCGCTCGGGCAAGATCATGCGCCGTTTGCTCGAGGACGTCGCCAACGGCGAGGAACTCGGGGATACGAGCGCGCTCCGCAACCCCGAGATCGTCGGTGAGATTCAGGCCGAAGTCGGCGACGGCAGCCAACCCGGCCAGTGACGTTTCGCAAATTCAGATAGTCCGAAACTAAACCTCATCTCGTTTTCCGATCGGTCCTGTGAAAACCTTGCGAACGGCGGTAATAGGCGATACAATTATGTTCGCGAAACCAAAAGGAGCGAACCATGAGCCTCGAGCAGGGTGTGGGGGCAGTACTCAGACGCCAGGAGTACGAGTCGCTTCTCGACGCTGCCGAGACCTACCGCGAGGCGCTGGTACTCCGTCTCTGTGCCGATGTCGGCCTCCGGCCAGCAGAACTCACGCGGCTCACGATCGACGACATCGAGCAGGTGCGGATCGATCCGCCACGGTATCTGGTTCGAGTCCCGTCCGAGGATGGTGACCGGAACCGAACTGCGTACCTGCCGACGCGTGTCGAACGTGAACTCCGGCGATACGCCCGGAGCAACGGCCTTTCGACCGATGACCGGATCTTTTCGGTGACGCCGCGTCGACTCCAGATGCTCGTCTCCGACGTCGCCGACCGGGCGAGCGACCTCTTTCACGACCCCAGCCTCGCCGAGGTCTCGACGAGCGATCTCCGGCAGTACTTCGCCCACACCGCGCTGGTTGAACACGACGTCAACCCCCGTGTCGTCAAGACTGCGGGCGGCTGGCGCAGTTTCGAAGCCCTCGAGTCCTATCTGCCCGAGCCGACCGATACCGAAATCGTCGACGCCTTCGACGCCGTCGAGCGACCGTCGGGCCCCGGACACGACCGAGCCGGCGACCAATCGAGCCCGGTGATCGGCGACGACAGCGTCATTCGCCTCTTGCTGGCGGCAAGTGATCGGTACGCGTTGCTCCGGCTCGATTCGGATGGCTACGTCGAGCGCTGGAACCGCAGTGCAGCGGCCATGTTCGGGTATCGGGCCGGCGAGATCGTCGGCACGCACGTCTCGACGTTCTATCCCGACGCCGCCGTCGAAAACGGTGCGCCCGAGCGAGCACTATCGACGGCCATCGAGGAATCGGGCACGGAAACCGAAGGCTGGCGCGTCCACAAGGACGGGTCACAGTTTCGGGCGACCGAGGTGATCTCGCCGCTGCGGGACGATCAGGGCCGCCACCGTGGGTTTGCCGTCTTCGTCCGCGACGTCACAGTCGCCCACGAGGAACTGGCGACCGCCCGCAAGCAGCGGAACGAACTCGATCGGCTGTACGCGGTCGCCCGCCGACATCGGGACGTTACGCACGCGTTACTAGATGCAACAGATCACGAAGAGATCGAAACGTCGACGTGCACCGCGCTCACCGACGGCGCTGCCTACGAGTTTGCATGGATCGATCGCGCGACGATGTCGAATCACCGTCGAGAGTGGCGTGCGTCCAGCGGGATCGAACCCGACGCGGTCGAGCACGTGCTCCCCGAGGAGTGGGACAACGAGCCGACCGCCGAGTTCGAGCACGCGGATTCGGCGAGATCGGCCCACGCTGGAGACCGGACTGTCCTCGTCGCAACCGACGTGACGGCATCGCTCGAGGACGAGACGTTCGAGGGTGCCGTCGCGCGAGTCCCGCTTGCCTACGGCGATACCGTCTACGGGCTGCTCTCGGTCGCGACCGATCGCCCAGGGGCGTTCGACGACGACGAGCGGGCGTGGCTCTCGACGATCGGTCGGCAGATCGGCTACGCGATCGCCGCCATCCGTCGGCGAAACCTCCTGTTGTCCGACCGCGTGACGGAACTCGAGGTCGCCTGTCGCGACGAGCGGTCGTTTTTCGTCGCCGCGTCACAACAGCTCGATTGTCGCTTCGAGCTCGACTCGCTGGTCCCGATCGACGAATCGACCCAGCTCTACTACGTCCGCCTCGAGGGGGCGTCACCGGCTGCTGTCTTCGAACTCGCCGAAGACGACCCGGGAATCGAGGACTGTCGGCTGATCGAAACCGATGAGGACGGCTGGCGCGTCGAGTTCGTCATTGACGGCTCCTGTCCCATCGTCACGCTGACGGAGTACGGCGTCACCGTCCGCGAGGCGGTCTTCGAGGACGGCACGGGGACGGTCACCGGTGATTGTGCAGTCGACGCGGACATTCGAACCATCGTCGACGGCCTTCGATCCGCGTTTCCGGACTCCGAACTGGTCGGGAAACGCGAGACCGAACGGGCTGTCCAGACCGCTCGCGAGTTCCGGGAAGGGCTCGAGGACCGCCTGACGGATCGTCAAGAGGCAGCCCTTCGAGCGGCGTATTTCGGTGGGTACTACGACTGGCCCAGAGAGAGCACGGCAGAGGAGGTCGCGGATGCGATGGGTGTCTCCTCACCGACGCTGCACAATCACTTACGAAAGGGTCAACACGAGTTGCTTCGGACGTTCTTAGACGATCCGGACGGCTAGCTGGCCGTTGACGAGCCACTGCCCGTGGTTCGAGCTCGCGCTGTAATGCGAGAGGGGATGCTGGGGTGGCGCTTCCCGGTCGATTTGAGACTAAGTCTCTAGATCCAGCGTTCGATTTGGCGCCACTGACGCTCGATTCGGTACCGATTGGCACGCACGAGCTGGCGTCTCCACCCAGAGTAGCTCGTCGCACCTCCGATTTCACCCCGTTTTTCGGGTGGGCGAGCTGCCTATCACCCCCTAATATAGTCAATATTCCCTATGTCACCCCGCGAGTATCGGGTCGATTTTGCACAACTAGAGGCCGCCTTTACTATGGTAGTCGATAATTGACTGGGTGTACCATGTCACAGGACAATGCCGATCTCGAAGCTCGGCTCGCGGAGCAGGACACGTTCGAGCCTCCCGAGTCGTTCGTCGAGCAGGCAAACGTCACTGACCCTGGGGTCTATGAGGAGTTTGAAGAAAACTGGCCACACTGCTGGGAGCGTGCGGCCGATCTCCTCTCGTGGGAGGAAGAGTACGACTCTGTCCTCGACGACAGCGACGCGCCCTTCTACGAGTGGTTCACGAACGGTAAAATCAACGCCTCGTACAACTGTCTCGACCGGCACGTAGAGGACGACGCCGGCGACAACGTCGCGATCGAGTGGGAAGGCGAACTCGGCGAGACGCGCACCTACACCTACGAGGAACTGCTGGACGAAGTCGAAGACACCGCCGCGATGCTGCGCGACCTCGGCGTTGGCGAGGACGACATCGTCACGCTCTACATGCCGATGATTCCGGAGCTGCCGATCGCGATGCTGGC from Natrinema sp. HArc-T2 encodes:
- a CDS encoding amino acid ABC transporter ATP-binding protein encodes the protein MNLTLDGVSYGVDDTEILRDVSLALESGEIVTIIGPSGAGKTTLLRLAALFERPTDGAIRYDGTDPWGLSRDERLAVRRRIAMVFQQASLFDAPVARNVDIGRRVRRPWLRRIGGFLERLLPRRFDDSPAVDERTLEALELVGLRDAWDRDPASLSGGEAQRVSFARALAAEPELLVLDEPTSDLDPRNTAILERAIERARERNHGVLLATHDMHQAERISDRVAFLLEGELVEVGPPDRVLKNPQDERTARFVRGDLLYDDNELFA
- a CDS encoding TOBE domain-containing protein, translated to MEKEFDPYLRIDDVTVDRSDVAMLRAIDDCGSLSGAAEALERSYPRLQQRVVTLEESIGPLVERTRGGADGGGSSLTETARELLARFDRLVAAYEGVTRVDETVLSGPVVDRDGELGTVETPVGEVLAVVPTDVESAAVTIRSDAVSLHAPSDVPRAEGTSVRNRFSGTVAWLDAGDAIARVGLELEAERDADGDEPTALVALVTRRSVETLGLEPGRSIVASVKATAARGISRDEQDGAATGARTGN
- a CDS encoding universal stress protein — protein: MYDSILVATDGSETATTAIDHAVELAARFDASLYGIAVADDRTDYDTGIVDPDEAMQHLRERAADWLETVESKATDADVAVETTVRTGVPHEEILAYAAETDSDVIVVGARGRSSLKGALLGSTIDRVVRVADRTVLVVGDDADDDQTG
- a CDS encoding universal stress protein; this encodes MSLLVPFDGSELAMNALERASTFGDLLDKEVVALTVIPDDEDYARDRGWITQGEPFDPEAIAAGMQTRAKEVAPEVTVRSERVSSDEPTATSTTNVVREIRRVAGDLEASVVFIGSENAGSVIAPQSSVGSPVANDQRYDVYVVREPGEDSDPGDFADIDSTQDEF
- the acs gene encoding acetate--CoA ligase, whose product is MVERNGRSQETTPSSGSTHSPSDSFVEQANVADPAIHERFETNWPDCWTRAADLLSWDEPYDTVLEDDDAPFYRWFADGRLNAAYNCLDRHLESGRKNHAAIRWEGKQGERRTYTYQDLYVEVNEFAAALRDLGVEENDVVTIYLPMIPELPIAMLACARIGAPHSVVFAGLSADALATRMDAANSEFLITCDGYYRRGDAFNQKSKADNARIGLEQDVRTVVVDRLGDDMPHVLGDDEWDYHELCDEFAGETVEPVSRNAEDMLFLMYTSGTTGQPKGVVHSTGGYLAHVAWTSHAVLDIKPEDTYWCAADIGWITGHSYIVYGPLALGTTSVMYEGTPDYPDRDRLWEIVDRNAVDVFYTAPTAVRAFMKWGSDYPNRHDLSSLRLLGTVGEPISPRPWNWYREHIGGGDCPVVDTWWQTETGAVTVSTLPGVDEMKPGSAGPPLPGIDARVIDSQGNEVEPGEAGYLTLARPWPGMARTLYDGDERFVTEYWRRFSDPDADEWRYFSGDTARIDEDGYITVLGRVDDVINVSGHRLGTMEIEGAIADVDGVAEAAVVGRSNETGNTEVYAYVSTEREREPDASIRTAILESIESAIGPIARPAEVIFTPELPKTRSGKIMRRLLEDVANGEELGDTSALRNPEIVGEIQAEVGDGSQPGQ
- a CDS encoding bacterio-opsin activator domain-containing protein, coding for MSLEQGVGAVLRRQEYESLLDAAETYREALVLRLCADVGLRPAELTRLTIDDIEQVRIDPPRYLVRVPSEDGDRNRTAYLPTRVERELRRYARSNGLSTDDRIFSVTPRRLQMLVSDVADRASDLFHDPSLAEVSTSDLRQYFAHTALVEHDVNPRVVKTAGGWRSFEALESYLPEPTDTEIVDAFDAVERPSGPGHDRAGDQSSPVIGDDSVIRLLLAASDRYALLRLDSDGYVERWNRSAAAMFGYRAGEIVGTHVSTFYPDAAVENGAPERALSTAIEESGTETEGWRVHKDGSQFRATEVISPLRDDQGRHRGFAVFVRDVTVAHEELATARKQRNELDRLYAVARRHRDVTHALLDATDHEEIETSTCTALTDGAAYEFAWIDRATMSNHRREWRASSGIEPDAVEHVLPEEWDNEPTAEFEHADSARSAHAGDRTVLVATDVTASLEDETFEGAVARVPLAYGDTVYGLLSVATDRPGAFDDDERAWLSTIGRQIGYAIAAIRRRNLLLSDRVTELEVACRDERSFFVAASQQLDCRFELDSLVPIDESTQLYYVRLEGASPAAVFELAEDDPGIEDCRLIETDEDGWRVEFVIDGSCPIVTLTEYGVTVREAVFEDGTGTVTGDCAVDADIRTIVDGLRSAFPDSELVGKRETERAVQTAREFREGLEDRLTDRQEAALRAAYFGGYYDWPRESTAEEVADAMGVSSPTLHNHLRKGQHELLRTFLDDPDG